A single Caretta caretta isolate rCarCar2 chromosome 2, rCarCar1.hap1, whole genome shotgun sequence DNA region contains:
- the IRX2 gene encoding iroquois-class homeodomain protein IRX-2 isoform X1 produces the protein MSYPQGYLYQPPGSLALYSCPTYGASALAAPRSEELARSSSGSAFSPYPGSAAFTAQAAATGFTSPLQYSTDPATGFPSYMGSPYDAHTTGMTGAISYHPYGSPAYPYQLNDPAYRKNATRDATATLKAWLNEHRKNPYPTKGEKIMLAIITKMTLTQVSTWFANARRRLKKENKMTWAPRNKSEDEDEDEGDGARSKEESSDKVQESNETSAEDEGISLQVDSLTDHSCSAESDGEKLPCRVGDTLCESGSECKDKYEDIEDDEDEDDEAERDLPAKPVTSSPLTGVEAPLLNHPHEDASRNSNKTTLDNRISPSSEIQAIKPKLWSLAEIATSDLKNQNLGQSCQPPALSSVTPSSTSHSSAYSPSSLLGRHIYYTSPFYTNYTNYGNFNALQSQGILRYNSAAMASNEGLSQTVLNTSSVHKQSSDSLKTITNQLEQHYRPSSYESKKDPTDVCTVGVQPYL, from the exons ATGTCCTATCCTCAGGGTTACCTCTACCAGCCCCCCGGCTCGCTGGCTCTGTACTCCTGCCCGACGTACGGGGCGTCGGCTCTGGCGGCCCCCAGGAGCGAGGAGCTGGCCAGGTCTTCGTCAGGCTCGGCGTTCAGCCCTTACCCGGGATCGGCAGCTTTCACAGCCCAGGCGGCGGCCACAGGCTTCACCAGCCCGCTCCAGTACTCCACAGACCCCGCCACGGGATTCCCCTCCTACATG GGCTCTCCTTACGATGCTCATACGACTGGGATGACCGGGGCCATCAGTTACCATCCCTATGGCAGTCCTGCTTACCCTTACCAGCTGAATGATCCCGCTTACAGGAAAAACGCCACCCGAGATGCCACAGCCACCCTGAAGGCCTGGCTGAATGAGCACAGGAAGAACCCCTACCCCACCAAGGGCGAGAAGATCATGCTGGCCATCATCACAAAGATGACCCTCACCCAGGTCTCCACCTGGTTCGCCAACGCCAGGAGGAGGCTCAAGAAGGAGAACAAAATGACTTGGGCTCCCCGGAACAAAAGCGAAGATGAAGATGAAGACGAAGGGGATGGAGCAAGAAGTAAGGAGGAAAGTTCAGACAAGGTGCAGGAAAGCAATGAAACTTCAGCAGAGGACGAAG GGATCAGCTTGCAGGTTGACTCGCTCACTGATCACTCCTGCTCCGCGGAGTCGGACGGGGAGAAGTTGCCCTGCCGAGTAGGGGACACGCTCTGCGAGTCCGGATCAGAGTGCAAGGACAAATACGAGGACATCGAGGACGACGAGGATGAAGATGATGAAGCAGAGAGAGACCTTCCCGCTAAGCCTGTCACTTCCTCCCCCCTCACCGGAGTGGAAGCCCCCCTCCTTAATCACCCCCACGAGGACGCTTCAAGGAACTCCAATAAGACTACTTTGGACAACAGGATTTCCCCCAGTTCCGAGATACAGGCCATTAAGCCCAAGCTCTGGTCTCTAGCTGAAATAGCCACCTCGGACCTTAAAAATCAGAACCTGGGCCAAAGCTGTCAGCCACCGGCTTTATCTTCAGTAACCCCCTCTTCTACTTCTCACAGCTCTGCCTACTCTCCCTCTTCTCTCTTAGGAAGGCACATTTATTACACTTCTCCTTTTTATACCAATTATACAAACTATGGGAACTTTAACGCACTCCAGAGCCAGGGGATCCTGAGATATAACTCCGCAGCAATGGCTTCGAACGAGGGACTAAGTCAGACTGTACTAAATACAAGCTCTGTTCACAAACAGAGCAGTGACTCTTTGAAAACGATCACTAACCAGCTAGAACAACATTACAGGCCCTCTAGTTATGAGTCTAAGAAAG ATCCCACTGACGTCTGCACAGTAGGAGTACAACCATACCTATAG
- the IRX2 gene encoding iroquois-class homeodomain protein IRX-2 isoform X2, translating to MTGAISYHPYGSPAYPYQLNDPAYRKNATRDATATLKAWLNEHRKNPYPTKGEKIMLAIITKMTLTQVSTWFANARRRLKKENKMTWAPRNKSEDEDEDEGDGARSKEESSDKVQESNETSAEDEGISLQVDSLTDHSCSAESDGEKLPCRVGDTLCESGSECKDKYEDIEDDEDEDDEAERDLPAKPVTSSPLTGVEAPLLNHPHEDASRNSNKTTLDNRISPSSEIQAIKPKLWSLAEIATSDLKNQNLGQSCQPPALSSVTPSSTSHSSAYSPSSLLGRHIYYTSPFYTNYTNYGNFNALQSQGILRYNSAAMASNEGLSQTVLNTSSVHKQSSDSLKTITNQLEQHYRPSSYESKKDPTDVCTVGVQPYL from the exons ATGACCGGGGCCATCAGTTACCATCCCTATGGCAGTCCTGCTTACCCTTACCAGCTGAATGATCCCGCTTACAGGAAAAACGCCACCCGAGATGCCACAGCCACCCTGAAGGCCTGGCTGAATGAGCACAGGAAGAACCCCTACCCCACCAAGGGCGAGAAGATCATGCTGGCCATCATCACAAAGATGACCCTCACCCAGGTCTCCACCTGGTTCGCCAACGCCAGGAGGAGGCTCAAGAAGGAGAACAAAATGACTTGGGCTCCCCGGAACAAAAGCGAAGATGAAGATGAAGACGAAGGGGATGGAGCAAGAAGTAAGGAGGAAAGTTCAGACAAGGTGCAGGAAAGCAATGAAACTTCAGCAGAGGACGAAG GGATCAGCTTGCAGGTTGACTCGCTCACTGATCACTCCTGCTCCGCGGAGTCGGACGGGGAGAAGTTGCCCTGCCGAGTAGGGGACACGCTCTGCGAGTCCGGATCAGAGTGCAAGGACAAATACGAGGACATCGAGGACGACGAGGATGAAGATGATGAAGCAGAGAGAGACCTTCCCGCTAAGCCTGTCACTTCCTCCCCCCTCACCGGAGTGGAAGCCCCCCTCCTTAATCACCCCCACGAGGACGCTTCAAGGAACTCCAATAAGACTACTTTGGACAACAGGATTTCCCCCAGTTCCGAGATACAGGCCATTAAGCCCAAGCTCTGGTCTCTAGCTGAAATAGCCACCTCGGACCTTAAAAATCAGAACCTGGGCCAAAGCTGTCAGCCACCGGCTTTATCTTCAGTAACCCCCTCTTCTACTTCTCACAGCTCTGCCTACTCTCCCTCTTCTCTCTTAGGAAGGCACATTTATTACACTTCTCCTTTTTATACCAATTATACAAACTATGGGAACTTTAACGCACTCCAGAGCCAGGGGATCCTGAGATATAACTCCGCAGCAATGGCTTCGAACGAGGGACTAAGTCAGACTGTACTAAATACAAGCTCTGTTCACAAACAGAGCAGTGACTCTTTGAAAACGATCACTAACCAGCTAGAACAACATTACAGGCCCTCTAGTTATGAGTCTAAGAAAG ATCCCACTGACGTCTGCACAGTAGGAGTACAACCATACCTATAG